The following proteins come from a genomic window of Myroides odoratus DSM 2801:
- a CDS encoding N-acetylmuramoyl-L-alanine amidase, with translation MANEMSYPSAGHHDNDPGAVANGFIEMKEMDRFRNKLIKRLELLGHKYITDQNHETNTQYQSRIRPVKGDVLLDMHLDAAGPTASGCGVFVHDNASSETLIAAQELVDNCSKAMGIPNRGVRRESQTARGKIGILSKGGITVLIEFGFITNLGDMKAFHENEDCLVEIVSNWLIKWDKNQ, from the coding sequence ATGGCAAACGAAATGTCTTACCCTAGTGCTGGGCATCACGACAATGATCCAGGAGCAGTCGCGAATGGATTTATTGAAATGAAAGAAATGGATAGGTTTAGAAATAAACTTATCAAAAGACTTGAACTATTAGGTCACAAATATATTACTGACCAAAATCACGAAACTAATACTCAATATCAATCTAGAATCCGACCTGTAAAAGGAGATGTTCTGCTTGATATGCATTTAGATGCAGCAGGGCCAACAGCTTCAGGATGCGGAGTATTTGTTCATGACAATGCAAGCTCTGAAACCTTAATAGCTGCACAAGAATTAGTAGATAACTGTTCTAAAGCAATGGGGATCCCTAATAGAGGTGTTAGAAGAGAATCTCAAACTGCAAGAGGTAAAATCGGGATATTATCCAAAGGAGGAATTACAGTTCTGATTGAGTTTGGATTTATAACGAATCTTGGAGACATGAAAGCATTTCACGAAAATGAAGATTGTTTGGTTGAAATAGTTTCGAATTGGTTAATTAAATGGGATAAAAATCAATAG
- a CDS encoding co-chaperone GroES — MKSLHDFIVYTDVVFNETFKTESGLELFGDNRFLQKRLAQREVEIKAMPLNYEGEDIVGYQAFIDPTIYFQNLYDHGKGANNEISGHKGFFKVQANMIIAVRKDSQSEWIGFGENLIVSKVMDSGEENKSGLIITEIARPKEIKGVAVVQIPNADLLRDEVIKGDTIRYNDYYGVDVYIDGKEYTWIRTKDCLAKVG, encoded by the coding sequence ATGAAATCACTACATGACTTTATTGTTTATACTGATGTTGTTTTTAATGAAACTTTCAAAACAGAAAGTGGTTTAGAGCTTTTTGGAGATAATCGTTTTCTTCAAAAGCGATTGGCACAACGCGAAGTTGAAATTAAAGCAATGCCTCTTAATTATGAGGGCGAGGATATTGTAGGTTATCAGGCCTTTATTGATCCAACTATTTACTTTCAAAATCTTTATGATCATGGTAAAGGAGCGAACAATGAAATTTCAGGACACAAGGGATTTTTTAAAGTTCAAGCAAATATGATAATTGCGGTTAGAAAAGATAGTCAAAGCGAATGGATTGGTTTTGGAGAAAATCTAATTGTTTCTAAGGTTATGGACTCAGGAGAAGAAAATAAATCAGGATTAATTATTACTGAAATCGCCAGACCGAAAGAAATCAAAGGAGTTGCCGTTGTGCAAATTCCAAATGCTGATTTGCTTAGGGATGAAGTAATCAAAGGCGACACCATTCGTTACAACGATTACTACGGAGTTGATGTTTATATTGATGGCAAAGAATATACTTGGATTCGAACGAAAGATTGTTTAGCTAAAGTTGGATAA
- a CDS encoding sporulation protein — MYLIDLVYRTVLTIANSDIRGNVKPTDARLLINTTIEEIYESYFYELNRMVNRQNKGLIGNGLENIPDLIRDKINYYIESKEVIVSDDKFNLPSDLRYLDSVFVNQCEVEMVKNAKEFQVVKRLANTSYPIGYKNSVNSIVLYPIGYDKAEITYLRKPKIPNWTFYVVNGAEIFNPDAADFQELDIHPSEVSNVIIKTLQKVGINLKEQDLQQVMTQQQNIEFNQEIQS; from the coding sequence ATGTATTTAATCGATTTAGTTTACCGAACTGTATTAACAATTGCAAACTCAGATATTCGAGGAAACGTGAAGCCTACGGATGCGCGCTTGCTGATTAATACAACCATTGAAGAAATATACGAATCCTACTTCTATGAATTAAACCGAATGGTCAATCGCCAAAACAAAGGGTTGATTGGAAATGGATTGGAGAATATTCCTGATTTGATTCGGGATAAAATCAATTATTACATTGAATCAAAAGAGGTAATTGTTTCTGACGATAAATTCAATCTACCTAGTGATTTAAGATACTTGGATAGTGTTTTCGTAAATCAATGCGAAGTTGAGATGGTTAAAAACGCAAAAGAGTTCCAAGTAGTTAAAAGACTTGCAAACACATCATATCCGATAGGATATAAAAACAGTGTAAACAGTATTGTTTTATACCCTATCGGATATGATAAAGCAGAGATTACTTATCTACGAAAACCGAAAATTCCAAATTGGACTTTCTATGTTGTGAATGGAGCTGAAATATTCAATCCAGATGCTGCCGATTTTCAAGAGTTGGATATTCATCCTAGCGAAGTATCAAATGTCATTATTAAAACACTTCAGAAGGTTGGAATTAATCTTAAGGAGCAAGATTTACAGCAAGTAATGACGCAACAACAAAACATTGAGTTTAACCAAGAAATTCAAAGCTAA
- a CDS encoding fibronectin type III domain-containing protein, which produces MPNIRRTFVKGVMNKDVDERLLDDGYFRHAENIVINTSEGSDVGAIEKCLSNKQLTFLDLGSNVETVGCYSDESKNKLYWWVISNRGCYVLEYNFNSKTLTRLLTDERSSNTRVLKFKRNTYITGIGKIISEDTSKDMLLWTDNNMEVCCINIERVKSFFYNAFQKEDIYLIKKPPTKAPRIQKTFDRLSSNNIEEKFISFSYRYKYLDGEFSAMAPFTECAFEPRDLEIDFSTQDNLSMINKFNSIKIFFNTGDHRVKEIQVLAKESNSNNVYIVETFNKKKESIGNNQEKSLSYSNNKLYKVLPEKDFFKQYDNVPRKAKALDIIGNRVVLGNYTEGYNVKDNQGKDINIDFRLSSNSVEIDKTLIISVNSGTQQLKLNNSLNLYKKGYGLKIFIDVLNDYYSEGNPNYGATLVSETFLFTLYKDFSSLYEIYNDSAFSEFVDSINYYIESNIENWKLSSTDTISEYPKVSFQFLGNNLLLNISHGWIAQGPGQGRLSTKFSEEAYFSVVEAGKGQSLKSNRDYEAAIVYSDEFGRCSTALTTVENSIYIDPSKSASINKLNIEVKNKAPYWATSYRFAVKSIPLNYSNIIVSRFYVEDDFVWCKLEGSSKDKVKDGDILILKKDTYAEATKIITIPVLEKKSQPKDFIQGNKDASGNDIIEEAGTYIRIKADGFVMNENNYKIYQDSKSDTRKSRGHFPDVTLVLPIESNWVGLELSEGSSVYLWMYSRNHLDAGWQENTFEKEWLINKENYNLQKWYEEYIDGKDLWGNIGNDSQNYRGKVRKVNVGGKDGLYIDGTHSASSGGRRGYLDAKMVVRTNTGYYIFETEEKKNLDTGIFYKSSQSFDIINGLHQGNISNQTSVSSAKIELDFFNCFAFGNGLESYQIKDKFNANALNIDLQPTSTSEEDYSEVTRYSDLTYSEAFVESTGFNGISSFNQTLINWKELDKGNGAIQKIVAREGNLLVYQTDKVSQVMYGKDVMYNADGTSNVAKVPYVLGESVPYSGEYGMSHPESFEKEGNRCYWVDAKRGQTLRLSTNGISPITYGLEGWFRDNLTNKQAAKIIGGYDPYTKLYNLTIGDPPNYISQIVSGSELARYQVSDEFVFELALPRRVGQTIFEYNITEGRATVSATYAGREYVESNVTGVGQLVINVDETETAAIQTTVVPTTATATYSIRSFAPEGIEQRITFITVSNDMVYGLNVNQSISINSGPEFFDQLLIEDNNVNQFSEETGIQGEGKFPKKLDTITLRSYSESDIADLSIGYVISDENYTESDLPKIISQVVPLKTTNGKEIEGSFDFTSEGNIYVVYNYGSYNPDYEKVLPPSYFELAHGADKSSIDVKFKNEQDNYIVKGNEISYKSSKETQWSEGIFIPFVDNTEQTYNIPDLSNGVEYEVRIRTIGNDNSTSDYLIEMIAL; this is translated from the coding sequence ATGCCAAATATCAGAAGAACATTTGTAAAAGGAGTCATGAATAAAGACGTGGACGAGCGTCTTTTAGATGATGGGTATTTTCGACATGCTGAAAATATTGTCATTAATACATCAGAAGGCAGTGATGTTGGAGCTATTGAAAAGTGTTTGTCCAATAAGCAACTCACTTTCCTAGATTTAGGAAGTAATGTGGAAACAGTAGGTTGTTATTCTGATGAATCAAAGAATAAACTTTATTGGTGGGTAATTTCTAATAGAGGGTGTTATGTTCTGGAATACAATTTCAATTCTAAGACATTAACAAGATTATTGACTGATGAGCGCTCAAGTAATACAAGAGTCTTAAAATTTAAAAGAAATACATACATCACTGGAATTGGAAAAATTATTTCAGAAGACACATCTAAGGATATGTTACTTTGGACTGACAATAATATGGAGGTTTGCTGTATTAATATTGAACGTGTAAAATCCTTTTTTTACAATGCATTTCAGAAAGAAGATATCTATTTAATCAAGAAACCGCCAACTAAAGCACCAAGAATACAAAAGACATTTGATAGATTGTCTTCTAATAACATAGAGGAAAAATTTATATCGTTTTCTTATCGTTATAAATATCTTGATGGCGAATTTTCAGCAATGGCTCCATTTACAGAATGTGCGTTTGAGCCGAGAGATTTGGAAATTGATTTTTCTACTCAAGATAATTTGAGTATGATCAATAAGTTCAATTCTATAAAGATTTTCTTTAATACAGGTGACCACCGAGTAAAAGAAATTCAGGTACTCGCTAAAGAATCAAACTCTAATAATGTTTATATCGTTGAAACTTTCAACAAGAAAAAAGAAAGCATCGGAAACAATCAAGAGAAAAGCTTGAGCTATTCAAACAATAAATTGTACAAAGTTCTTCCCGAAAAAGATTTTTTTAAGCAATATGATAATGTGCCAAGAAAAGCAAAAGCCTTAGATATTATAGGGAATCGAGTTGTATTAGGTAATTACACAGAAGGCTACAATGTGAAAGATAACCAGGGAAAAGATATCAATATTGATTTTAGATTAAGTAGCAATTCTGTTGAAATCGATAAAACATTAATAATCTCTGTTAATTCAGGAACCCAGCAATTGAAATTAAATAATAGCTTGAATCTGTATAAAAAAGGGTACGGATTGAAAATCTTTATAGATGTTTTAAATGATTACTATTCTGAAGGGAACCCAAACTATGGGGCTACCTTAGTTTCGGAAACATTTTTATTTACATTATATAAAGACTTCTCTAGTCTTTATGAAATATATAATGATAGTGCATTCTCTGAGTTTGTTGATAGTATTAACTACTATATAGAATCCAATATTGAAAATTGGAAACTAAGTTCAACCGATACTATATCTGAGTACCCAAAGGTAAGTTTTCAATTTTTAGGCAATAATTTGTTGCTAAATATTAGTCATGGATGGATTGCACAAGGTCCAGGACAAGGTAGATTGTCAACTAAGTTTTCTGAGGAAGCCTATTTTTCAGTTGTTGAGGCTGGAAAAGGACAGTCTTTAAAGTCAAACAGAGATTATGAAGCTGCAATTGTTTATTCTGATGAATTTGGTAGGTGTTCTACAGCCTTAACTACTGTAGAGAATTCAATTTATATTGACCCTAGTAAATCAGCATCAATAAATAAACTGAATATTGAAGTTAAAAACAAAGCACCTTATTGGGCTACTTCTTATCGATTTGCAGTAAAGTCAATTCCTCTTAACTATTCAAACATAATCGTGAGTAGGTTTTATGTTGAAGATGATTTTGTATGGTGCAAATTAGAAGGGAGTTCTAAAGACAAAGTAAAAGATGGAGATATTCTTATACTGAAGAAAGATACATACGCAGAAGCAACAAAAATTATAACTATTCCTGTACTTGAGAAGAAATCTCAACCTAAAGATTTCATTCAAGGGAATAAAGATGCTAGCGGGAATGATATTATAGAAGAAGCAGGTACCTATATCCGAATAAAAGCAGATGGATTTGTAATGAATGAGAATAATTACAAAATATACCAAGATTCTAAAAGCGACACTAGGAAGAGTAGAGGGCATTTTCCTGATGTAACTTTAGTTTTGCCAATAGAAAGTAATTGGGTAGGGCTAGAATTATCTGAGGGTTCAAGTGTTTATTTATGGATGTATTCTAGAAATCATTTAGATGCAGGATGGCAAGAAAATACATTTGAAAAGGAATGGTTAATCAATAAAGAGAATTATAACCTTCAAAAATGGTATGAAGAATATATTGATGGTAAAGATCTATGGGGAAATATAGGAAATGATTCCCAAAATTATAGAGGGAAAGTAAGAAAAGTTAATGTTGGTGGTAAAGACGGACTCTACATTGACGGAACTCATAGTGCTTCCTCTGGTGGAAGAAGAGGATATCTTGATGCTAAAATGGTTGTCAGAACGAATACTGGATACTACATATTTGAAACGGAAGAAAAGAAAAATTTAGATACAGGTATTTTTTATAAAAGCTCTCAATCATTTGATATTATTAATGGGTTACATCAAGGAAATATCTCTAATCAAACTTCTGTTTCTTCTGCTAAAATTGAACTAGATTTTTTCAACTGTTTTGCCTTTGGAAATGGACTTGAATCATATCAGATTAAAGATAAGTTTAATGCGAATGCTTTGAATATTGATTTGCAACCTACTTCAACAAGTGAAGAAGATTATTCAGAAGTTACAAGGTATTCAGATTTGACTTATTCAGAAGCATTTGTAGAGTCTACAGGGTTTAATGGAATTAGTTCTTTTAATCAAACTTTGATCAACTGGAAAGAACTAGATAAAGGAAATGGAGCGATTCAAAAAATAGTCGCGCGAGAAGGTAATTTGCTTGTTTACCAAACAGATAAAGTTTCTCAAGTGATGTATGGAAAAGATGTGATGTATAATGCTGATGGTACTTCTAATGTAGCCAAAGTGCCTTATGTATTGGGCGAATCAGTCCCTTATTCAGGAGAATATGGAATGTCGCATCCTGAATCATTTGAAAAGGAAGGAAATCGATGTTATTGGGTTGATGCTAAACGAGGACAAACGCTACGTTTATCTACTAATGGAATTAGCCCGATTACTTATGGTTTGGAAGGATGGTTTAGGGATAATCTCACCAATAAGCAAGCAGCAAAAATAATAGGTGGGTATGATCCTTATACCAAGCTATATAATTTGACTATTGGAGATCCACCAAATTATATCTCTCAAATAGTCAGTGGTTCTGAATTGGCAAGATATCAAGTGAGCGATGAATTTGTTTTTGAATTAGCCTTACCTAGACGAGTTGGTCAAACTATTTTTGAATACAATATCACAGAAGGTAGAGCTACTGTTTCAGCAACTTACGCTGGTCGTGAATATGTAGAATCTAATGTAACTGGTGTTGGGCAACTTGTTATTAATGTTGATGAAACTGAAACTGCAGCAATACAAACAACAGTAGTGCCCACAACAGCAACCGCGACATATTCTATTCGTTCATTTGCTCCAGAAGGAATTGAACAACGAATTACATTTATTACTGTTTCAAATGATATGGTATATGGGCTGAATGTGAATCAAAGTATTTCTATAAATAGTGGACCAGAATTCTTTGATCAATTACTTATTGAAGATAATAACGTAAACCAGTTTTCAGAAGAAACAGGAATCCAAGGAGAAGGCAAATTCCCTAAGAAATTGGATACTATAACATTGAGAAGTTACAGTGAGAGCGATATAGCTGATTTATCTATTGGTTATGTAATATCAGATGAAAACTATACAGAATCAGATTTACCTAAAATTATTAGCCAGGTTGTTCCATTAAAAACTACAAACGGAAAGGAGATTGAAGGTTCATTTGATTTTACATCTGAAGGGAATATTTATGTTGTCTATAATTATGGTAGTTATAATCCAGATTATGAAAAAGTATTGCCGCCTTCTTATTTCGAATTAGCTCATGGGGCTGATAAGTCCTCAATCGATGTTAAATTCAAAAATGAGCAAGATAATTATATTGTAAAGGGTAATGAGATATCATATAAAAGCTCCAAAGAAACACAATGGAGCGAGGGTATATTTATTCCATTTGTTGATAACACTGAACAAACTTACAATATTCCTGATTTATCCAATGGAGTAGAATATGAGGTAAGAATTAGAACAATAGGAAATGATAATAGTACTTCTGATTATTTAATCGAAATGATTGCACTATGA